A window from Alkalinema sp. FACHB-956 encodes these proteins:
- the gvpA gene encoding gas vesicle structural protein GvpA, with protein sequence MAVEKVNSSSSLAEVVDRILDKGIVVDAWVRVSLVGIELLSIEARVVIASVETYLKYAEAVGLTSQAAVPAA encoded by the coding sequence ATGGCTGTTGAAAAAGTGAACTCTTCTTCTAGCTTGGCTGAAGTGGTCGATCGCATCCTGGACAAAGGGATTGTGGTTGATGCATGGGTACGGGTTTCTCTTGTAGGGATTGAGCTACTCTCCATCGAAGCTCGTGTCGTCATTGCCTCCGTAGAAACCTACCTGAAGTATGCCGAAGCGGTGGGCCTGACTTCCCAAGCTGCAGTACCCGCTGCATAA